Within Bacillus sp. Marseille-Q1617, the genomic segment GATGATTCTTCAGAGAACCGCGGGCAGTGCCTTGCGTGCTTCACCGGGAAGTATCCGACTGAAATCTACCCGGATACTCTTCATCCGCATGAAAAAGAGCTTGTGAAATAGGGGGAGATCGAGATGGCAAATGCGTATCGCCAGGCAGGCGTAGATATAGAAGCAGGATATGAATCGGTCGAACGGATCAAGAAGCATGTGAAACGGACGGCACGCGAAGGCGTACTCGGGCAGCTGGGCAGCTTCGGCGGTATGTTTGACCTGTCACAGCTTGGTTTAAAAGAACCGGTCTTGGTGTCCGGGACGGACGGGGTCGGGACGAAGCTCAAGCTTGCGTTCCTGGCTGACAAGCACGACACGATCGGCATCGACTGTGTCGCGATGTGCGTGAATGATATTGTCGTACAAGGAGCGGAGCCGCTTTATTTCTTAGATTATATAGCGACCGGAAAGGCTCATCCGGCAAAGATAGAAGGTATTGTAAAAGGAATTGCGGACGGATGTGAAATGGCAGGCTGCGCACTGATCGGAGGAGAAACAGCCGAGATGCCGGGGATGTATACAGAAGAAGAATATGATATCGCCGGATTTGCAGTGGGAGCCTGTGAAAAGAAAGAAATTGTAACAGGTGAGAACATTTCTGAAGGAAATATGTTAATCGGACTGGGTTCTAGTGGTATACACAGTAATGGATACTCATTAGTACGGAAGATCTTTTTTGAAGATCATTCTTTCGCTTTGGAAGAATCTTTACCGGAATTAAAAACCACACTAAGAGAAGCTTTGCTTACACCGACGAGGATTTATGTGAAACCGGTGCTGGCTGCTTTAAAACAGTATCGTATAAATGGAATGTCGCATATAACCGGCGGGGGTTTCATCGAGAACATTCCGCGGATGATGCCTGACGGGATTGGTGCCGTGATCCATGAAGGCAGCTGGGATGTACCGGATATATTCGCAGCCCTCAAGCAGTACGGCGGCATCCCTCAGGAAGAAATGTACAATATCTTCAATATGGGAATCGGCTTTGTTCTGGCAGTAAACGAGAGTGACGCGGAAGAGATTGTCGGATTCCTGAAAGAACAGGGAGAAGCAGCCTGCATCATCGGTAGGGTTTCTAAAGGTGAAGGAGTACAATTCGTACAAAAACCGAGTCAGTAATGGAGGCTTAGTCATGAGACAGATTGCCATTTTTGCTTCAGGAAGCGGAAGTAATTTTCAAGCATTAGTTGATGCTGTTCAAGCTGGGACGCTTAAGGCCAATATCAAGCTTCTGGTATGTGACCAGCCTGGTGCGTTTGTCATCCACAGGGCGCAGTCAGCAGGAATCCCCGCTTTTGTTTTCCGGGCAAAAGATTACGAAAACAAACAAGCATTCGAACGTGAGATTTTGCATCAGCTCGAACTTGCAGGAGTAGATTTCATTGTGCTCGCAGGCTATATGAGGCTGATCGGCCCTGTACTGCTTGAAAGCTACGGGGGCAGAATCGTGAATATTCATCCGTCCCTCCTGCCTGCTTTTCCGGGCAAGGATGCCATCGGGCAGGCACTTGAAGCCGGAGTGAAAATTTCAGGGGTGACCGTTCATTATGTAGATGCAGGGATGGACACAGGGGAAATCATCGCTCAGGAAATTGTCCGCATCTCAACGGGGGAGTCGAGGCAGTCACTTCAGGAAAAAATACAGCATGTCGAACACTTCCTATACCCGACCACCCTGAACCACCTCTTCCTCACCACCGGCTACTGACCGATAACAGAAATCATATTGCTTTATTATGGTAGTGTGGTAAAGTGGTGAGGGACGGGCCTTGGAAGAGGCAGATAAAAAGTGACTAGTCAGAGGAGGAGCCATATGAAAAAGAGAGCGTTAATCAGTGTTTCAGATAAAAGCGGGATTGTGGAATTCGCACAAGAGTTAAAACAATTGGGTTACGAAATTATTTCTACAGGGGGAACCAAACAGCTTCTCCTTCAAAATAATGTTGAAGTCATGGGAGTGGAAGACGTAACAGGATTTCCTGAGATCCTTGAAGGACGAGTGAAGACTCTTCACCCATCGATTCATGGAGGACTGCTTGCGAAACGCGGTGAAGAATCCCACCGTCAGCAGCTTGAAGAACAAGGGATTGAAGGAATCGATCTTGTCTGCGTCAATCTGTATCCTTTTCAGCAGACAATCGCCAAGCCGAACGTAGGCGTTGAGGAAGCGATTGAAAATATCGATATCGGCGGACCGACGATGCTTCGTGCAGCAGCCAAGAATCACGCGTATGTGACGGTTGTCGTCGATGCACTTGACTATGATCATGTCATTGCCGAATTAAAGCTGAACGGAGAGGTTTCTCATGAAAACCGACGGAAACTTGCTGCGAAAGTGTTCCGTCATACAGCAGCTTATGACGCGCATATCGCAGGGTACATGACGGAAGTGTCCGGTGAGGAGAACCCTGAACGTCTGACGATGACGTACGAACTGAAACAAAACTTGCGATATGGGGAGAATCCTCATCAGAAGGCTTCCTTTTACCGGGCGCCGCTGGGTTCTGAATTCTCAGTTGCGATGGCAAGGCAGCTGCATGGGAAAGAGCTTTCCTATAATAATATCAATGATGCAAATGCAGCCCTGCAGATCGTAAAGGAATTCACCGAGCCGGCAGCAGTCGCTGTCAAGCATATGAACCCATGCGGAGTCGGTGTGGGTGAAAACATTCATGAGGCATTCTCGAAAGCTTATGAAGCGGACTCGACGTCAATCTTTGGCGGCATCATCGCATTGAACCGCGTAGTTGACGAAGAAACGGCAAAACAGCTTCATGAAATCTTCCTGGAGATCGTCATCGCTCCATCTTTCAGTGATGAAGCCTTCGAGATTCTCTCAAGTAAAAAGAACATCCGGTTATTGACGGTCCCGTTCGAATCCACGAACAAACTCGAGGAGAAAATCACCACCGTGGAAGGCGGACTTCTTGTACAATCAGATGATACCTTCACACTTGAGGATGCTGATGTAAGAGTCGTGACCAAACGTGAGCCTACAGCCGAAGAGTGGGCAAGCATGACATTGGGATGGAAGGTCGTTAAGCATGTGAAATCAAACGCGATCGTTCTGACCGATTCCCAGATGACCGTCGGAGTAGGAGCAGGACAGATGAACCGTGTCGGTGCTGCCAAGATTGCAATTGAGCAGGCTGGAGAAAGAGCAGTCGGATCAAGTATGGCTTCAGATGCTTTCTTCCCGATGGACGACACCGTTGAGGCAGCAGCCAAAGCAGGCGTCACAGCCATCATCCAGCCGGGAGGATCGATCCGTGATGAAGACTCGATCAAAAAAGCGGATGAATACGGAATTGCCATGGTATTTACAGGGGTTCGTCATTTTAAGCATTAAGATTATTAGCCGGTTGGTGCCGGGTACGGATTAGGGTTTTTGTGCCAGGCACCATTCGACTGATTTGAGCCAGGCACAAATGGTGTAGTTTGTGCCAGGCACAAATGGTGTAGTTTGAGCCAGGCACAATTTAGCCGATTTGTGCCTGGCACCAGCAGAATCCCACTGAACTGCGGGATGCCAGGTACATATATGGAGGTGTGTACCAGGTACACCGACCCTCATTTGTACCAGGTACAACCAACACGTTCTGTACCAGGTACAACCATTCCATTCAAACAATCATTCCACCCCTCATCATTCCGTAATAATGGGGGGTTCACTCATTTATAAGGGGGGCTTTTTCTAATGAAGGTACTTGTAATCGGGCG encodes:
- the purH gene encoding bifunctional phosphoribosylaminoimidazolecarboxamide formyltransferase/IMP cyclohydrolase; the protein is MKKRALISVSDKSGIVEFAQELKQLGYEIISTGGTKQLLLQNNVEVMGVEDVTGFPEILEGRVKTLHPSIHGGLLAKRGEESHRQQLEEQGIEGIDLVCVNLYPFQQTIAKPNVGVEEAIENIDIGGPTMLRAAAKNHAYVTVVVDALDYDHVIAELKLNGEVSHENRRKLAAKVFRHTAAYDAHIAGYMTEVSGEENPERLTMTYELKQNLRYGENPHQKASFYRAPLGSEFSVAMARQLHGKELSYNNINDANAALQIVKEFTEPAAVAVKHMNPCGVGVGENIHEAFSKAYEADSTSIFGGIIALNRVVDEETAKQLHEIFLEIVIAPSFSDEAFEILSSKKNIRLLTVPFESTNKLEEKITTVEGGLLVQSDDTFTLEDADVRVVTKREPTAEEWASMTLGWKVVKHVKSNAIVLTDSQMTVGVGAGQMNRVGAAKIAIEQAGERAVGSSMASDAFFPMDDTVEAAAKAGVTAIIQPGGSIRDEDSIKKADEYGIAMVFTGVRHFKH
- the purN gene encoding phosphoribosylglycinamide formyltransferase, with the translated sequence MRQIAIFASGSGSNFQALVDAVQAGTLKANIKLLVCDQPGAFVIHRAQSAGIPAFVFRAKDYENKQAFEREILHQLELAGVDFIVLAGYMRLIGPVLLESYGGRIVNIHPSLLPAFPGKDAIGQALEAGVKISGVTVHYVDAGMDTGEIIAQEIVRISTGESRQSLQEKIQHVEHFLYPTTLNHLFLTTGY
- the purM gene encoding phosphoribosylformylglycinamidine cyclo-ligase; this translates as MANAYRQAGVDIEAGYESVERIKKHVKRTAREGVLGQLGSFGGMFDLSQLGLKEPVLVSGTDGVGTKLKLAFLADKHDTIGIDCVAMCVNDIVVQGAEPLYFLDYIATGKAHPAKIEGIVKGIADGCEMAGCALIGGETAEMPGMYTEEEYDIAGFAVGACEKKEIVTGENISEGNMLIGLGSSGIHSNGYSLVRKIFFEDHSFALEESLPELKTTLREALLTPTRIYVKPVLAALKQYRINGMSHITGGGFIENIPRMMPDGIGAVIHEGSWDVPDIFAALKQYGGIPQEEMYNIFNMGIGFVLAVNESDAEEIVGFLKEQGEAACIIGRVSKGEGVQFVQKPSQ